Proteins from a single region of Stutzerimonas stutzeri:
- a CDS encoding DUF6586 family protein — translation MAHELYTRTNQKIFFAGLSLESWRKAEESASMNSQGMIQAEREACLFHLYGALLGLCHEIAGYYRSPGADAPMVEAFLTRSVLEAAPSPELAELLELSEQPSTWLGQLLAAYKQLFQPPRAPAKAKTDPRQPLIEAVSVEDEVPPLSRVELEAWRQNLKGLALRFRESLTEW, via the coding sequence ATGGCTCACGAGCTCTACACGCGCACCAATCAGAAGATCTTCTTCGCCGGCTTGTCACTGGAAAGCTGGCGCAAGGCCGAAGAGTCTGCCTCGATGAATTCTCAAGGCATGATTCAGGCTGAGCGCGAGGCTTGCCTGTTCCACCTCTACGGTGCCTTGCTTGGGCTGTGCCATGAAATCGCTGGTTACTACCGATCGCCCGGTGCGGATGCGCCGATGGTCGAGGCGTTTCTAACCCGTAGCGTGCTCGAGGCTGCCCCGAGCCCGGAACTCGCCGAATTGCTGGAGTTGTCGGAGCAGCCAAGCACCTGGCTCGGACAGTTGCTTGCTGCCTACAAGCAGCTTTTCCAGCCGCCACGCGCTCCTGCCAAGGCCAAGACCGATCCGCGGCAGCCGCTGATCGAGGCAGTCAGTGTCGAGGATGAAGTGCCGCCGCTGTCGCGTGTCGAGCTGGAAGCCTGGCGACAGAACCTCAAAGGCCTGGCGTTGCGTTTTCGTGAGTCGCTCACCGAGTGGTGA
- a CDS encoding DMT family transporter, which translates to MTTRILLLTALAMLAFAGNSILCRIALRDTAIDPASFTGLRILAGALTLWLLLQIGKTRQSAGGDWLSALALFVYAASFSYAYINLDAGAGALLLFGAVQLSMLAWGLLRGERFSGGQIGGLLLALSGLLILLLPGSRAPALDGALLMLLSGVAWGIYSLRGRGASNPLAATAGNFIKAVPFAAVLCLVMLGQQQWDAPGIMYALLSGALTSGVGYAIWYAALPGLVAIQAASVQLSVPLLTAIAGAVLLNEALTATLIISGAAILGGIAMVLSIRHRS; encoded by the coding sequence ATGACCACTCGCATACTTCTGCTTACCGCTCTGGCCATGCTGGCCTTCGCTGGCAATTCCATACTTTGCCGTATCGCCTTACGGGACACCGCCATCGACCCTGCCAGTTTTACCGGTCTACGGATCCTTGCTGGAGCACTCACGCTCTGGCTTCTGTTACAGATCGGCAAGACCAGACAATCAGCAGGCGGCGACTGGTTGAGCGCCCTGGCGCTGTTCGTCTACGCGGCCAGTTTTTCCTATGCCTATATCAATCTGGATGCCGGAGCGGGCGCCCTGCTGCTATTCGGCGCAGTGCAGTTGAGCATGCTTGCGTGGGGCTTGCTGCGCGGCGAGCGCTTCAGCGGCGGGCAGATTGGCGGTTTGCTGCTGGCGTTGAGTGGGTTGCTGATCCTGCTACTGCCGGGAAGCCGTGCACCAGCATTGGATGGGGCACTGCTCATGCTGCTGTCCGGTGTTGCCTGGGGCATCTATTCGCTGCGCGGACGGGGCGCGAGCAATCCTCTGGCAGCAACTGCGGGCAATTTCATCAAGGCCGTGCCATTCGCTGCAGTGCTTTGTCTGGTGATGCTTGGCCAGCAGCAATGGGATGCGCCAGGAATCATGTACGCCCTGCTCTCCGGGGCGCTGACATCTGGCGTCGGCTATGCCATCTGGTACGCAGCGCTGCCCGGTCTTGTGGCAATACAGGCGGCGAGCGTGCAGCTCAGCGTTCCGCTACTCACCGCCATTGCCGGGGCTGTGCTGCTGAATGAAGCGCTAACGGCAACGCTGATTATCTCAGGCGCGGCGATTCTCGGCGGCATCGCCATGGTCCTGAGCATCAGGCACCGCAGCTGA
- the sulA gene encoding SOS-induced cell division inhibitor SulA: MQYQTSTSRPQLSLFDGVIAQSLAPFGSLKPRTKPEQEKEHLSELSLSGSSEHCHLLLAPVLRELGDATDSRWLTLIAPPAFLSQNWLRKCGLNRERIILLQPRDAEGALELACKALASGCSHTVVSWFDQLNGATRSKLRAAASLGDAQSLNIRLGC, from the coding sequence ATGCAGTACCAGACCAGCACTTCCCGGCCCCAACTTTCATTGTTCGACGGCGTCATAGCGCAAAGCCTGGCGCCGTTCGGCAGTCTTAAACCACGCACCAAGCCCGAGCAGGAAAAGGAACACCTGAGCGAGTTGAGCCTGAGCGGCAGCAGCGAACACTGCCACCTGTTGCTCGCTCCAGTCCTGCGTGAACTCGGTGATGCGACAGACAGTCGGTGGCTGACGCTTATCGCTCCGCCCGCTTTCCTCTCGCAGAATTGGCTGCGTAAATGCGGCCTGAATCGCGAACGGATCATCCTGCTGCAACCACGCGACGCGGAAGGTGCGCTGGAGCTTGCCTGCAAGGCCCTGGCTTCAGGCTGCAGCCATACCGTGGTCAGTTGGTTTGATCAGCTCAATGGTGCGACCCGTAGCAAACTCCGTGCTGCAGCGAGCCTGGGCGATGCGCAGAGCTTGAATATTCGCCTGGGATGCTGA
- the lexA gene encoding transcriptional repressor LexA has translation MIKLTPRQTEILAFIKRCLEDNGYPPTRAEIAQELGFKSPNAAEEHLKALARKGAIEMTPGASRGIRIPDFEPAASENGLPIIGRVAAGAPILAQQHVEESCQISPGFFHPRADYLLRVHGMSMKDVGIFDGDLLAVHTTREARNGQIVVARIGDEVTVKRFKRDGKKIWLLAENPEFAPIEVDLEQQELVIEGLSVGVIRR, from the coding sequence ATGATCAAGCTGACGCCTCGCCAGACGGAAATCCTCGCGTTCATAAAGCGCTGCCTAGAAGACAATGGGTATCCGCCCACTCGCGCAGAGATCGCTCAGGAACTCGGCTTCAAGTCGCCCAACGCTGCCGAAGAACATCTCAAGGCCCTTGCCCGCAAAGGTGCTATCGAGATGACGCCCGGCGCGTCCCGCGGGATACGTATTCCAGACTTCGAACCCGCCGCATCCGAGAATGGCCTGCCGATCATCGGCCGCGTTGCAGCTGGCGCGCCGATTCTGGCGCAGCAACATGTCGAGGAATCCTGCCAGATCAGCCCAGGCTTTTTCCATCCGCGTGCCGATTATCTGCTACGCGTGCATGGCATGAGCATGAAGGATGTCGGCATCTTCGACGGCGACCTGCTCGCCGTGCACACCACCCGCGAAGCGCGCAACGGCCAGATCGTAGTCGCTCGCATTGGCGACGAAGTCACGGTGAAACGCTTCAAGCGTGACGGCAAGAAGATTTGGCTGTTGGCGGAGAACCCCGAGTTCGCGCCAATCGAGGTGGACCTCGAACAGCAGGAACTGGTGATAGAAGGCTTGAGTGTCGGCGTCATACGCCGCTAA
- a CDS encoding TetR/AcrR family transcriptional regulator — translation MAQSETVERILDAAEQLFAEKGFAETSLRLITSKAGVNLAAVNYHFGSKKALIQAVFSRFLGPFCASLERELDRREALTDKKDTLEELLEILVEQALAVKPRSGDDLSIFMRLLGLSFSQSQGHLRRYLEDMYGKVFRRYMLKVHDAAPAIPPIELFWRVHFMLGAAAFSMSGIKALRAISENDFGVRTSIEQVMRMMVPFLAAGMRADSGIDDTALAAALPIGRRNAVAIPAKA, via the coding sequence ATGGCGCAGTCGGAAACAGTTGAGCGCATTCTTGATGCAGCGGAACAGCTGTTCGCGGAAAAAGGCTTCGCCGAAACCTCGCTTCGCCTGATTACCAGCAAAGCTGGGGTCAACCTGGCTGCGGTGAACTATCATTTCGGTTCGAAGAAGGCTCTGATCCAGGCCGTTTTCTCGCGATTTCTCGGTCCATTCTGCGCCAGCCTTGAGCGCGAATTGGATAGGCGTGAGGCGTTAACCGATAAAAAGGACACGCTCGAAGAGTTGCTGGAGATTCTTGTCGAGCAAGCCTTGGCGGTGAAACCGCGTAGCGGCGATGATCTCTCTATCTTCATGCGCCTTTTGGGTCTTTCTTTCAGCCAGAGTCAGGGCCATTTGCGACGTTATCTGGAAGACATGTACGGCAAAGTGTTCCGCCGCTACATGCTCAAGGTGCATGACGCAGCCCCGGCCATTCCACCTATCGAACTGTTCTGGCGCGTGCATTTCATGCTGGGGGCCGCGGCATTCAGTATGTCCGGTATCAAAGCGCTGCGCGCGATTTCCGAGAACGACTTCGGCGTCAGAACATCGATCGAACAGGTCATGCGCATGATGGTGCCGTTTCTCGCAGCGGGTATGCGCGCCGACAGTGGTATCGATGACACGGCGCTGGCCGCGGCTTTACCGATCGGGCGGCGTAACGCGGTGGCCATTCCGGCAAAGGCTTGA
- a CDS encoding L,D-transpeptidase: MVSLDLLHISIADQQLYGFAGGRLCLRFPVSTGRNGVGEQNGSGCTPRGMHQVRARIGDGLPAGAVLRGRRWTGEVWSAALHGSFPGRDWILTRILWLSGCEAGVNRMGAVDTFRRYIYIHGTPDCEPMGVPLSHGCIRMRNADLLQLFPLVPPHCAVSIDEASCPNWVAAELE; encoded by the coding sequence ATGGTATCTCTCGATCTTCTGCATATCTCTATTGCTGATCAGCAACTCTACGGTTTCGCTGGCGGGCGGCTATGCCTGCGTTTTCCTGTTTCCACCGGACGCAACGGCGTCGGTGAGCAGAATGGCTCTGGCTGCACGCCACGTGGCATGCATCAGGTGCGTGCGCGAATCGGTGACGGCCTGCCTGCGGGAGCGGTTTTGCGAGGGCGGCGCTGGACCGGCGAAGTTTGGTCTGCGGCCCTTCACGGTAGCTTTCCTGGGCGAGATTGGATCCTGACTCGTATCCTCTGGCTCAGTGGATGTGAGGCGGGTGTCAATCGAATGGGGGCGGTCGATACGTTCCGCCGTTACATCTACATTCACGGCACTCCTGATTGCGAGCCGATGGGCGTGCCTCTTTCTCACGGCTGCATTCGCATGCGCAACGCCGACCTGCTTCAACTCTTTCCATTGGTGCCGCCTCACTGTGCGGTGAGCATCGACGAGGCGTCCTGTCCGAACTGGGTCGCCGCCGAACTCGAATAA
- the nagZ gene encoding beta-N-acetylhexosaminidase, with the protein MHGSLMLDIAGTWLTAEDRHLLRQPEVGGLILFARNIEHPRQVDELCRSIRAVRPDLLLAVDQEGGRVQRLRQGFVKLPPMRELARCTDAPRLAEACGWVMATEVLAVGLDFSFAPVLDLDHQRSAVVGTRAFEGDPQNAVVLIDAFIRGMHAAGMAATGKHFPGHGWAEADSHVAIPVDERSLEELSGCDLIPFRALSGSLDAIMPAHVIYPQVDDQPAGFSRRWLQDILRSELGFKGVIFSDDLSMAGAHVAGDAADRIQAALAAGCDMGLVCNDRAAAELALGALQRLGATPPSALSSMRARSEYAVDYKQNPRWLDAMGALKAADLIA; encoded by the coding sequence ATGCACGGTTCACTGATGCTGGACATCGCCGGTACCTGGCTGACTGCCGAGGATCGGCACCTGCTACGCCAGCCCGAGGTGGGCGGGCTCATTCTGTTTGCGCGAAATATCGAGCATCCGCGCCAGGTCGATGAGCTGTGCCGCTCGATCCGAGCTGTTCGGCCGGACTTGCTCTTGGCGGTGGATCAAGAAGGCGGCCGCGTGCAGCGGCTACGCCAGGGCTTCGTAAAGCTTCCGCCGATGCGTGAACTGGCACGTTGCACCGATGCCCCGCGGCTAGCCGAAGCCTGCGGTTGGGTGATGGCGACTGAGGTGCTGGCTGTAGGGCTTGATTTCAGTTTCGCGCCGGTTCTTGATCTCGACCATCAGCGCAGCGCAGTGGTGGGAACGCGAGCATTCGAGGGTGATCCGCAGAATGCTGTGGTGCTGATCGACGCTTTCATCCGTGGGATGCATGCTGCTGGCATGGCGGCCACTGGAAAGCACTTTCCCGGTCATGGTTGGGCCGAGGCGGACTCTCACGTCGCCATCCCCGTCGATGAGCGAAGCCTCGAAGAGCTGAGCGGCTGTGACTTGATTCCCTTCCGGGCGCTTAGCGGCAGCCTGGACGCGATCATGCCTGCGCATGTGATCTATCCTCAGGTCGATGACCAGCCCGCGGGCTTTTCGCGACGCTGGCTGCAGGACATTCTGCGTAGCGAACTCGGCTTCAAGGGCGTGATATTCAGTGATGATCTGTCGATGGCCGGTGCGCATGTCGCCGGGGATGCGGCTGACCGGATTCAAGCTGCCCTGGCTGCTGGTTGTGACATGGGGCTGGTGTGCAATGATCGGGCGGCAGCGGAGCTGGCGTTGGGTGCGCTACAACGCCTGGGCGCTACACCTCCCTCTGCGCTTTCTAGCATGCGCGCTCGTAGCGAATACGCGGTGGATTACAAGCAGAACCCTCGTTGGCTGGACGCCATGGGGGCGTTGAAGGCCGCCGATCTGATCGCCTGA
- a CDS encoding S-methyl-5'-thioinosine phosphorylase yields the protein MTVHAIIGGTGLTQLSGFKMQRAQLIDTPYGRPSGEILRGDYGGREVLFLARHGHPHRIPPHQVNYRANLWALKHAGAEAILAVNAVGCIHSAMGTGHFCIPHQIIDYTYGREHTFFEGDIDHVTHIDFSYPYDEALRERLIGALAAEGYAFSSHGVYGCTQGPRLETIAEIARMERDGCDIVGMTGMPEAALARELDLPYACLALVVNPAAGKAAGVITMAEIEAALAAGIGKARLVLARVLGN from the coding sequence ATGACAGTCCATGCCATCATCGGCGGTACCGGCCTGACTCAGTTGAGCGGTTTCAAGATGCAGCGCGCGCAGCTCATCGATACGCCCTATGGGCGTCCGTCCGGCGAGATTCTGCGTGGCGACTACGGTGGGCGAGAGGTGCTGTTTCTGGCCAGGCACGGGCATCCGCATCGCATTCCGCCGCATCAGGTGAACTATCGCGCCAATCTGTGGGCATTGAAGCATGCCGGCGCCGAAGCGATCCTCGCGGTCAATGCAGTGGGCTGCATTCATTCGGCCATGGGCACAGGTCATTTCTGCATACCCCATCAGATCATCGATTACACCTATGGGCGCGAGCACACCTTCTTCGAAGGCGATATCGACCACGTAACCCATATCGACTTCAGCTATCCCTATGACGAAGCACTGCGCGAACGGCTGATCGGCGCGTTGGCCGCCGAGGGTTATGCATTCAGCAGCCACGGCGTGTATGGCTGTACGCAGGGGCCGCGTCTGGAAACCATTGCGGAGATTGCCCGCATGGAGCGCGATGGTTGCGATATCGTCGGCATGACTGGCATGCCAGAGGCCGCTCTGGCTCGCGAGCTCGATCTGCCTTACGCCTGCCTGGCGCTCGTGGTGAACCCGGCGGCGGGAAAAGCGGCCGGGGTAATCACCATGGCGGAGATCGAGGCTGCCCTTGCGGCTGGCATCGGCAAAGCGCGGCTGGTACTCGCCAGGGTTCTCGGGAATTGA
- a CDS encoding LEA type 2 family protein — MFCQAHTIRILRTVVLLTLLGGMAGCSTWFSGNFKDPKVELTKVDIIKARLLEQQFMLRFRIDNPNDRSLPVRGLIYTVHLNDVELASGESSGWLTVPANSFEYYEVPVHTNLWRHMKYIVRLLEKPDRPISYRLAGELKTGLMAGRRVHISTDGEIIPGNFIPE; from the coding sequence ATGTTTTGCCAGGCACACACAATAAGAATTCTTAGAACGGTCGTGTTGCTGACGCTGCTTGGCGGCATGGCCGGTTGTTCGACCTGGTTCTCAGGGAATTTCAAGGATCCCAAGGTCGAGCTCACCAAAGTCGATATCATCAAGGCAAGGTTGCTCGAGCAGCAGTTCATGCTGCGCTTTCGTATCGACAATCCCAATGATCGTAGCCTGCCAGTTCGCGGGCTCATCTATACCGTTCATCTCAACGATGTAGAGCTGGCCAGCGGCGAGTCCAGTGGCTGGCTGACGGTGCCGGCCAATAGTTTCGAATACTACGAGGTTCCGGTGCATACCAACCTGTGGCGGCACATGAAGTACATTGTGCGACTGCTGGAGAAGCCTGATCGCCCGATCAGCTATCGCCTGGCCGGCGAGCTCAAGACTGGTTTGATGGCGGGGCGGCGCGTGCACATTTCCACAGATGGCGAGATAATCCCGGGCAACTTTATTCCGGAGTAG
- a CDS encoding SEC-C metal-binding domain-containing protein, whose translation MSQEPHVHGPDCNHDHDHGHDHHHVHGPHCNHSHEPVRNPLKDVGRNDPCPCGSQQKYKKCHGA comes from the coding sequence ATGAGTCAAGAACCCCACGTGCATGGTCCCGACTGCAATCACGATCACGATCACGGCCATGACCACCACCACGTCCACGGGCCGCATTGCAATCACAGCCATGAACCTGTGCGCAATCCGCTGAAGGACGTTGGTCGCAACGATCCTTGCCCTTGTGGCAGCCAGCAGAAGTACAAGAAATGCCACGGCGCTTGA
- a CDS encoding DUF2489 domain-containing protein, producing MTLALGLLVVAALLIAALGGYALYLWRRVWRNEHQQVEARAKQQAALAEDLRILASCLLDGQLPLIEGAIRIKVLLDNYDVALGQHPRCQVFQQLFEATEQVPTHAAWKALDKHERRRHEAQFSALELQHKAEARRSARWLLDEALPKSRDAA from the coding sequence ATGACCTTGGCTCTCGGTCTGCTCGTCGTCGCCGCGTTGCTTATTGCTGCGTTAGGCGGTTATGCGCTCTATCTCTGGCGCCGTGTATGGCGCAATGAGCATCAGCAGGTGGAGGCCCGGGCGAAGCAGCAGGCGGCGCTGGCAGAGGATCTGCGTATACTTGCCAGCTGCCTGCTGGACGGACAGTTGCCGCTCATTGAAGGCGCCATTCGAATCAAAGTGCTGCTCGACAATTATGACGTGGCGCTGGGGCAGCATCCCCGTTGCCAGGTATTCCAGCAGCTATTCGAGGCCACTGAGCAAGTGCCGACCCATGCCGCCTGGAAGGCGCTGGACAAGCATGAGCGGCGCCGGCACGAGGCGCAGTTCAGCGCGCTGGAGTTGCAACACAAGGCCGAGGCACGGCGTTCGGCGCGTTGGCTGCTCGACGAAGCGTTGCCAAAATCGCGTGACGCGGCCTGA
- a CDS encoding penicillin acylase family protein, translating into MSLRLSFAMVRLTLGAALGLAGLGGCQAYLDNRYSASLPPAQGIQPLTGLAGSASIRRNSLGMPLIETSSFHDALFAMGYIHATDRLSQMVSLRLMAQGRLAEMVGPGVLETDRFMRAVNLRQSAELLYRESSPRMKKFFEVYARGVNAYLYRHQDRLPMDLAESGYKPEYWKPEDSVLVFCLLNFGLSQNLQEEVAALLLAQKVGSDKLAWLLPIYPDEALPFAEAEKLKGLALSGSVPGLAAIEQAAQHLAALTPTGMAASNNWAIAGSNTRSGKPILANDTHLPLSMPSYWNFMQIRAPKFQAAGVTIAGVPAVVAGFNGKLGWGMTMVMGDNQDLFLEQIRREGSRLMYLADGKWLPARERHETYFVKGERPIRETIYETRNGPLLNTALGERKHPLQPLQLRSGYGLALKTTQLEADRTLDAFFDLSRAQSVDQAFEATREIRATALNLVFADQQGIGWQVTGRFPNRREGLGLVPSPGWDNRYEWDGFADPMLHPYDQDPIQGWLGTANHRSVPRGYGMQLSSSWYGPERYERLAELAGRGKHDTRSTIAMQYDQVTPFAAKLRAMFEAPGMAEPLRKAIDALPASEQHKAREALDRLMAFDGKLAADSADAALYGAFLHESARQIFLDELGPEDTPAWRALVQTANTSYSAQADHLLGREDSPFWNDQQTAQTEDKPAILARSLAGAVSLLEGRLGNDRSAWQWGKLHTASWTSGATQLAPHMPASQRSKINAIGSYLDRGPYAMGGDHSTLNASAYSMGANFDTWLIPAMRIIVDFGRDEPMIGLNSSGQSGNPASPHYADGIDAWMRAQYMSFPFKTENLDKVYGTQRLLLTPAGK; encoded by the coding sequence ATGTCTCTGCGTCTGTCGTTCGCAATGGTTCGCCTGACGTTGGGGGCCGCGCTCGGCCTGGCCGGCCTCGGCGGTTGTCAGGCCTATCTCGATAATCGCTATAGCGCGAGCCTGCCGCCGGCACAGGGCATTCAACCGCTGACCGGGCTTGCGGGCAGTGCGAGCATCCGGCGCAACTCGCTGGGTATGCCGCTGATCGAAACCTCATCGTTCCATGATGCGCTGTTCGCGATGGGCTACATCCATGCGACTGATCGTCTGAGCCAGATGGTCAGCCTGCGGTTGATGGCGCAGGGGCGCCTGGCGGAAATGGTCGGGCCGGGTGTGCTGGAGACCGATCGCTTCATGCGTGCAGTCAATCTGCGTCAGAGCGCTGAGCTGCTCTATCGCGAATCCTCGCCGCGGATGAAGAAGTTCTTCGAGGTCTACGCCCGCGGGGTCAATGCTTACCTGTATCGCCATCAGGACAGGCTGCCGATGGACCTCGCCGAGTCCGGCTACAAGCCTGAGTACTGGAAGCCTGAGGATTCGGTGCTGGTGTTCTGTTTGCTCAACTTCGGCCTGTCTCAGAACCTGCAGGAAGAGGTTGCCGCACTGCTGCTGGCGCAGAAGGTGGGTAGCGACAAGCTGGCCTGGTTGCTGCCGATCTACCCGGACGAGGCGTTGCCGTTTGCTGAAGCCGAAAAGCTCAAGGGCCTCGCTCTGAGTGGATCAGTGCCCGGGCTGGCGGCAATCGAGCAGGCAGCGCAACACTTGGCGGCGTTAACTCCCACTGGCATGGCTGCCTCCAACAACTGGGCTATTGCCGGTAGCAACACCCGGAGTGGCAAGCCGATTTTGGCTAACGACACGCACTTGCCACTGTCGATGCCTTCGTACTGGAATTTCATGCAGATACGCGCACCGAAATTTCAGGCGGCGGGCGTCACTATCGCCGGCGTACCTGCGGTTGTGGCCGGCTTCAACGGCAAGCTCGGCTGGGGCATGACCATGGTCATGGGTGACAACCAGGATCTGTTTCTCGAGCAGATCCGCCGCGAAGGCTCGCGTCTGATGTATCTGGCCGATGGCAAGTGGCTGCCGGCCCGCGAGCGGCACGAAACCTACTTCGTCAAAGGCGAGCGGCCGATTCGCGAGACCATCTACGAAACCCGCAATGGGCCTCTGCTGAACACGGCGCTCGGCGAGCGCAAGCACCCCTTGCAACCGCTACAGCTCCGCAGTGGTTACGGCCTTGCGTTGAAAACCACGCAACTGGAGGCCGATCGCACGCTCGACGCCTTCTTCGACCTGTCCCGCGCGCAGTCGGTGGATCAGGCCTTCGAGGCGACCCGTGAAATTCGTGCAACCGCGCTGAATCTGGTTTTCGCCGATCAGCAGGGAATCGGCTGGCAGGTCACCGGACGTTTCCCAAATCGTCGCGAGGGATTGGGGCTGGTGCCGTCGCCGGGTTGGGACAATCGTTATGAATGGGACGGCTTCGCTGATCCGATGCTGCATCCCTACGACCAGGATCCTATCCAGGGCTGGCTGGGCACCGCCAACCATCGCAGTGTACCGCGCGGTTATGGGATGCAGCTTTCCAGCTCCTGGTATGGCCCGGAGCGCTATGAGCGGCTGGCGGAGCTGGCGGGGCGGGGCAAGCACGACACCCGCAGCACCATCGCGATGCAGTACGACCAGGTCACGCCTTTCGCTGCCAAGCTCAGGGCAATGTTCGAGGCTCCGGGCATGGCCGAGCCGCTGCGCAAGGCAATCGATGCGCTGCCGGCCAGTGAGCAACACAAGGCGCGAGAAGCGCTGGATCGGCTGATGGCCTTCGACGGCAAGCTGGCTGCGGATTCGGCCGATGCCGCGCTGTATGGCGCTTTCCTGCACGAAAGCGCACGGCAGATCTTCCTTGATGAGCTGGGGCCGGAAGATACGCCGGCGTGGCGTGCGCTGGTGCAGACGGCTAACACGTCCTACTCGGCGCAGGCGGACCATTTGCTCGGACGTGAAGACAGTCCGTTCTGGAACGACCAGCAGACTGCGCAAACCGAAGACAAGCCAGCGATTCTGGCACGCAGTCTTGCTGGTGCGGTGAGTCTGCTGGAAGGCCGGCTGGGCAACGATCGCAGTGCGTGGCAGTGGGGCAAGCTGCACACGGCCAGCTGGACCTCTGGCGCAACGCAGCTGGCGCCGCATATGCCGGCCAGCCAGCGGAGCAAGATCAACGCCATCGGTAGCTACCTCGACCGTGGCCCCTATGCCATGGGTGGCGATCACAGCACGCTGAATGCCTCGGCCTACAGCATGGGGGCGAACTTCGATACCTGGCTGATCCCGGCGATGCGCATCATCGTCGACTTCGGCCGCGACGAGCCGATGATCGGTCTCAACAGCTCGGGCCAGTCAGGCAACCCGGCCAGCCCGCACTACGCCGACGGTATCGATGCATGGATGAGGGCGCAGTACATGAGCTTCCCGTTCAAGACGGAGAATCTCGACAAGGTCTACGGCACGCAGCGCCTGTTGCTGACACCTGCTGGTAAATGA
- the tsaA gene encoding tRNA (N6-threonylcarbamoyladenosine(37)-N6)-methyltransferase TrmO yields MDHSVSPIGYVRSCFKEKFAIPRQPSLAPAARGVLELLPPFDSGDAVAGLEQVSHVWLLFLFHQALESKPRLKVRPPRLGGNRMVGVFATRATHRPNGIGQSVVRLDKVEPGRLFISGIDLLDGTPVLDIKPYVPYADALPDARNDMAADAPELIEVQWSESGLLQARREALRLGEPLVELIEQCLAQDPRPAYQKPEPERRYGAQLWDVDVRWHYPAPGVIRVLEVAPAAPQPA; encoded by the coding sequence ATGGATCACAGCGTCTCGCCTATCGGCTACGTCCGCTCCTGCTTCAAGGAGAAGTTCGCCATCCCCCGCCAGCCCAGCCTGGCGCCAGCGGCACGTGGCGTGCTGGAACTGCTGCCGCCGTTCGACAGTGGTGATGCGGTAGCCGGGCTCGAGCAGGTCAGCCACGTGTGGCTGCTATTTCTTTTCCATCAGGCGCTGGAAAGCAAACCCCGCCTCAAGGTTCGCCCGCCACGTCTGGGCGGCAATCGCATGGTTGGCGTGTTCGCCACGCGAGCAACGCACAGACCCAATGGCATCGGTCAGTCGGTGGTCAGGCTGGATAAGGTCGAGCCGGGACGACTGTTCATTTCCGGCATCGACCTGCTGGACGGCACCCCGGTGCTCGACATCAAACCCTACGTGCCCTACGCCGATGCGCTACCTGACGCACGCAACGACATGGCCGCCGATGCGCCAGAGTTGATCGAGGTGCAATGGTCGGAATCGGGATTGCTGCAAGCCCGCCGCGAAGCACTGCGCCTGGGCGAGCCTCTGGTCGAACTCATCGAACAGTGCCTGGCGCAGGACCCGCGCCCGGCCTATCAGAAGCCGGAGCCCGAACGGCGTTACGGCGCGCAGTTATGGGATGTGGACGTACGCTGGCACTACCCTGCGCCAGGCGTGATCCGCGTTCTGGAAGTAGCGCCAGCAGCGCCGCAACCGGCCTGA